TAAACACCTTAGAGGTCTGCTGTGATGAGAAAGCAAATGGACAGAAACACCATGAATGactttcatatttaataatattacaAGCCATCTCATTTTGCGCATGAATTCTAATATTACCTCCTTTATGTCTCCCAGCGACTTGGAGTGCCTGCTCAGCTGGGTGTGATGGCGGGGCTGGGTATCAACCTCTGTAGGTGAGTTGCCAGTTAGGGGACTGAGGGGGGTGTCAAAGACCATCTCGTAGTGTCTGATCAGGAGCTCCACAATGAGTGCCTGATAGGGGTAATCcaccagggaggagagggaaaccTCAGCATCCGCCTGCCTTGGCTTGATCAGTGTTGGGCCGAAGATGATACCCAGGTTGCTGGCAGTCATCTTATTCTCCTCTGACCACTCTGTCACCCTGGAGGGAAAGGAAGAGGTAGGCTAATcatttatcaaattattatCAAAAACTCTTGTAATACAACCAGAAATGTGTGATATAGGAATATGTGTGTAGTGTGAGGCCCACCGGTGCAGATGCTCGATAAGGAACTGAAGTGTCTTGTAATGAGCTGGCGGCAGCTGCCTTAGCAGGTCCTTGATCTTGAAGAGGACTCGGTTGAGCTCCACGCTCACCTGGGCCGGGGTGACTGGGCTGGGACTGAGCCGCAGCGCCTCCATTTCTTCCACAATGATACTCTGGCTTTCCTTTGCCAAACCAATGAAGTCGTTGTAGAAGCGGAACAGGATGAGTGGCTCTGGGAGCTGCCATGGacagcatgggggggggggacgaagagcaagcaaagcaaacaaaacaaggaagttAATAATAAACATAGACAAccaaaatatataagaaaaaaacagcggGGAATTGGGGGATGAGAAGTGGAAAATACTGCCTGtgccaaaaataaacaaagacaaataagcaccgctgcagtgttttttgttcaacaGATCTCAGCCCACCTGTCTCAGGTAGAGTTTGAGTACGTTGCTGATATCGTGGGGATAAAGGTCGGAGAGCTCCACCAGGTCCTTTCCATTCTCAAACGCCTGGCACAACTTCTCCACCCGAGACTTGGCACCATTCACGCGGTAGATACCCTTCACggcacagaaacaaaatgcattcaaCACATGAGGATTAGATGCAATTTTTCTGGCTCACCATGGTGACGCTGGCTAATCGCAGCTGCCTAATATTAACAGGAAActccaaagaaacaaacactgagAGAAGATTTTTTCTTAATATCCTGAAATTAATTGTATTTACACCCAAACATTTTatgcattatcattatttctcAAAAAAATTACTGTTTAGCCTAATTGTGACTGAAAACTCCAGCAGATTCTACCAACTGAACCGGTTATATATTCTGTGTCGCAGTAATCGGATCCTCGTAAGTGAAGCcaaacagaaaactttttttattttatttttttaaactagagGCCACAGGTTTTTAATTGTGAGTAACATTCTCATGAACAATACAGCTGTGGTGAGAGAGAGGCCCCATTCTGTCCCAATCGACAGAACTACTATACTCTGTAATAGTAGTAAAACCAATCAAAATCTCCCTTGATCTGACAGtaatcattttctttcaaatttggCTGAGATTACCTTAATGCTGAGCGCTCGGTTCTCAATTTCTGACGTACACTTCCTTATGATGAAGGGGATGCTGTCCTGGCTGTTCTTAGCCGCCTGTGTGAAGTCGATGCCAAAGAGGTGAAGCTTCCCCTGGAGCTTCTTGTGGCCACACTGGATGGCCAGGGTTTCCAGACACTTCTTGTGGCAGGCCAGCGAACACTGCACACAAGTCGACATGCATCTCAGTCCcgcagaaaaaaggaaacatttcaacTTAAAGGCAGAGGGTGGATGAGTAGACAACCTGTATTCAATGTAGCTTCTTAGTAAACTACCCTTTGAATTAAGACAAGAAACAAAGAAGGAGTTCTGTCTGATCCAACACACGTTATGTTCTCATATCAGATTTTAGTCAGTGTTTATAGGCATTACATAACGTAACCTTTTTTCCAGTAACCCTTTTGTTATTGTCTTATTCGTTGTATGTAATAAATATGGCAAGGAActggatttaaaataaaagggggggggggggggcaaaggggTGAAGAAGGGGACTCCTccgaagacaaacaaaaggtcTTCAGTTTCCACTGCCCCTTCCCCCGACTGAGACCAGTTGCTGGATTTGGTCTCTGAGGAGAGCTTGTAGCCAAATTCAACTTTCCcctttattcaaatgttttgcgGTGGGGAGagatggtctctctctctctctctctctctctctctctctctctctctctctctctctctctctctctctctctctctctctctctctctctctctctctctctctctctctctctctctctctctctctctctctctctctctctctctctctctctctctctctctctctctctctctctctctctcgtctcagTTAGATTTTTTTGCAAGCCATGACTGATAAAGAAGCCGTTGTGAAACTTTGGCAATGTTCAACCTGTTCCCTGTGGGCTCACCGCATTTAATGACAGGTCCAAACAGAGGATCGCGGCTGGGTTGAGTTTTATTCTAATGATTCtgaaaaagaattaaaaaaaaaagaaaccaaggTTACCTCCTCGCACTCGGCTCCATGAAACACCACCAGGCCATCACACTCTCGGCACTTGGAGGGCGCTCTGAGCTTCCTCAGCTTGTGGGTTTGAGATGCCTTGGACATCTGGGTGTTTCTAAAGGGACCCGGGGAGCTAGCCATCTCTATCACCATTTCGCTTACACCTATAGAGTGAGAGGTGAAAGACCATTTGAAATCATTGTCTTCCTCTGCCTTGTATACTGTAACTACTTGACTCCCACTAGGATTAGGGTAATTCTtgtacagaaaagaaaagagattatACATGAAAATGCGGATAAGATAGGagacaaaacagttttcaatGTTCAGTCCGACTCACCGTtatcagagggagagggaggctctCTCTCATCCAAGTCATCAGCAGAAGACATGGTGCCGGTGGAGGGGGTTCTGGGTAATCTCCGCTTGAAGTCTCCTGAGCAGTAAGGTAGAACACACCAGTAAGTCCACATTTCCACAGTCACATCCAGTCAGTTGTTTGCTGTTATGTTTCCCGTGCTCTTCGTTACAGTGAGAAGCACTGGGACAACTTTTCTAAATGTAATGCAGCAGGTGAAAAGGTGTGGACCACTACATGACCAAGACCCTCCCCCAGAGAAATGGATTGTTGGGTGATTCACACATCCATTGATTGATTAATGGTTTCCAATTGACTCAAGTTTAAATAATGTTGGTTTTCATGATGAACTGATCAAGGGGCTAAGGGATACACTCTGACATTGTTCACACTCTGGGAGTCGGTGGGAGCATAATAAATTTCACCAGCTTTGATATACTGTATTGCTAATAGTTGACTGACCAAgctaccatcctcctcctgctaAAAACATGTggcagaaggaaggaaagaggactTGGTTTTGACATCTACGATAGTTTATCTAAAGATTTCAGTCAGGCAAGTACATTATAAATACCATGTGTATAACATGCACATGCTTAGAATTGTTAGACACTAAACATTCAAAGCACAGGGAACACATACCAAAAGTTTTACATTGTGACACATAGGTACCGTTGCACGGACACgcaggaaacaaagagaaacctAACCACCAAACCTACTATTTTGTTTGTGTACGTGGTAGACTAATACAGTtgcataatattaaaaaaagaggcacCACTGTCAATGGTTGCTAAGGCCCTGTATTCCCAGATAACATGCCAACAAAGTTGGATGAACATCAAGTTCATaggggaaaaaatgtgcagGCCCCAGGGGGATTTAAGACAGTCAGTGCTGAGGAATGTCCCTCCTGTACATCATTTGTCCTGCAATGTTGCTTTATAAATGACGTGAGAACATCCCCCACTGATAATTAAAGATAGGAGTTGAACAAGAAGTGTGGGAAACCCGGTTTATTCGGTGGTAAACATAAAAGCTTCGCAGGaagtaaatatgttttgatttcCTTGATTGCAAATGTGGCGGCATGCAAAGATTTATGCAGGAGTTTGAAAAGATATCCTAATGTTAATTAGCCGATACAACAACAGATTTAGATGGAACCTATTAGAACCCATTGAGACCGGGTATCAATCTCCATCCTGAGTGATCCTGTCACAAGTACAGGTGTGAAGACACCCAAATGCCTCCTCCTTTGTCCTGAGCCACGTTTTAAGGACCGCCAatcagctgacgtcctctgacctgCTAGTTTCCCAATGAATCAAAGTATTTTTACAATTCTCAGCGACCATACATTGCCAatgtcacacagacaaacagtatGTGGAGGACAGCTGCTCATCAGTTCATTAGCAGGCTgaccattaaaacaaacacaaagcaaatttgtgtttttagtttttatcctTTGTTAAGAATAATCATTTTTGCAAAGGAGAATAAATTCAGTTTAAGGCTGACAAAACGAAAATCAATTCAGGCACATTTTATGGTAATGTTTGTTTAATGACGCGTGTCTTCATTGCCTTACCTGGGCTTGCAGTGGGCGAGTCCATGGACCGGGACTCGCTGCTCCCTCCAGCACTTTCTGAATCGCTGCACATCCCTCCACCCTGGCTGGCTGTGGCCCAGGGACGAAACGGAGCCTGAATCCGAAGTGctggatttaaaatgaaaaaaaaagaagaaaaatacagcaTTGAAAAGCAAATTAATATCATCTCagtcatttcattcaaattgaACTTTTCTGTTCTTGGAATCCCTCTGAGCCTTACAATTAATATCAGCTAAAAATGAACTTAATTCAGTTGATATATCTGTGGGTTTATTAATAAATGGGGCTTAAAAGAttaaagtcttttcagtgttaGCACGATGCTGCCTGAAAACATCTGGGTGGATCCACCTAGaacagctaaataaaaaaaacaaaaaagcagctcCAGCTTTCTTTTGGACGactgagaaaagaggaaaatgtggaATGTGCCATCTCTCTTCCACAATAATATTCACACAGTGAAGCTTTTTGTGTCAGGACTCTGAAAGGCCTGACATGTcatatatacttatatttacTGACAATGATGACTGTGTTTGACCAGTAACTATATTTGTCCAAATACTCCAAAAACCATTTCAACAGGTTGAGTACGTTTTCATATATTATGAGACACTTCATATAACAGCAGCAGTAAGTATGCTAAATGTAAGCCTGCACACCTTGGATGTCTGTGCTATTGTTGGAACGCCTTTCTGCAATCTTGGTATGCTGGCCACTGATGGGACTGTCCATGTCCTCGCCACACAGGAAGTCAGAGGTCTGCGACAGGTTACTGTGGGACGAGTGGCAGCCACTTAGCGAGCGCTTGTTGAAAAGCAGTCTGGGGAGGAAAACGGAACAATTTATTTCATTGCGGTTATAAAATCCTTCATGAAATCCTGACATTACAGACAATGTTCGGTAAAACCTTCAAAAAAGCTGCTGTGGATATGAGTTTTTGTGAAGGTATGCTTGGTGGAAATGACTCATGATAAGAATTTTTGACTGCTACTGTATATTATCCCATTAGTTCCCTGAATGACCAAGATATCATGAGATCAGTCCCACTTCACCATCAAAGACAGCAGTTAAGAGTGCAACAATGATTAACTGACTCAGATTGGTTCGGCAATGACTAATGTGCAAACCATGCCAAGCATTGTTAATGAAAGTATCCCCCTGTATCacacaatatacaatatgtaGGTCAGTGGTCTATATTTAATCTTTTGAAGACCAGTGGCGAGGATgcatatgtgaatgtgtgtgtcgcCCAAGCTGAATTCTTTTGATCAGAGGGATCagagttggggggaaaaactaaTGCGAACAAAGCACTCTCTCATTTCcatctgtgtgcgcgcgtgctcGTGCATGCGTGCGCACAACCAGTGTCAACAAAATTCTCGGAATAGGAAACCAAAGCTTTCACAAAACCTGGGTGCTAAAAACTTCCCAAATAAAGAACGACtaccatgtttgtttgtttttctattttagtcAGAGATAATGTGCATCTGGATTAAAAGTCGTTGAAAACTTCCAAAGAGATTCAGTGAAACTGACGGTAAGCCCAGTGCCCCAGCTCCTCTCTCCCGTGACCGCAGTCATTTCCGCAGGAAGCCCCTGGCCAACCCAATTGTTTTACGGTTTCCAAAACAAGCTCATTCCACCTCACCACGGGGTCTACAACACCACCACTGTATTTACAACCACTTGATAACCATAAATAAATGCTCATCCTCCAAAAGAAGTTGGTTATGATCATCAAAACCATCATGCAGAGACTAAACATTTCTAATGAATTAAatggaaaagtgaaaaaaaactgtctcacTGTTAACCCCTCTGAAAGCTTGTTATCTGTCAGTGATAAAAATCTGACAGAGTAACGAAACACTGATAACAGCGGTTTGATGTCTGAGTTAAATTCAGGCACAAACCTTGAGCCCTTTGAAAAGGGTATATTCCTGTAAAGTTCGTGAACTGTAGATCTATATTGAGAAACATGCAAGAGGGTGTGATCAGATGAGGTCGACCACCACACTATCTCGATGTCTCACCCTGTGCTTTGCGTAACAGCAGAATCAAACGAGAGGGACTCCAGACGAGGCCCGTCGGCGGGCAGACCCTTGACAAAGTCGATGTAGCGCTGGCCGGGCTCGTACTGCTTGGCATTTTCACACAGACTCTGGTGGTTGACGGGGAGGGAGACAACCTGGGCTTGTTGGAGCTGGAACCAATTGACCGTCACCTAGgatgaaaaacagacattaaTATTATTCTACTTCCATACATCTCTGACACGTGGTTTGTCTTGGAACGTAGTACATTGTTTCTGTTATTCTTCTCAAGTCTAAACTTACAGCCTTGAGGGTTAGGTCACACTGAGAGACCATCTCTCGGATCTGAGTGATGATCACACCCTTGGTTTTGGCCAGAtccactctcttctctccaacATCAATCTGACAAGCTTTGCAGTGCTCCCTGGCCTCCTCCGCCTGCCAACAGAGGAAGATCAATTAGTATGATGAATTTGAGAATAGGCCGACAAGTTTAGTTTCAACTTCTGCAAGTCACATGGTCCGCAGTTGGTCAACCAAAGATGCTCATGGGGTCATTTAATTTTCACAATGCAGAGCGCGTGTCCCTTAAGTCTGTTGCTGGCTgattaagaaaaacacatttgtgctGCATTAACCCAACAGGAGGTGCTGTACCTTCTGcagggcctcctcctccagcctgcgCCTCTTCTCTAGCTGTTTAGCTCCCGCCGCTCCCCCCGCTCCTCcgatctgctcctcctccaggcggCTGGTGGACACCTTGGCCTTCTCGTATTCCTCCTGCCGCTGGACCTGCAGCAGCCGGGCCTTCCTCAGTGCACTTTCTGCCTCGTGCTGGAGATGTACACATAAAGTTAATACAAAAACGCACAGATCTAAATATAAAACTTCACATACAGCACAAGTACAGCATTGTTGTATAGACTAAGAGCATCTGACCTGGCCACCCCCCCTTGTCTGTCTTccactgaaatgaaaatcactACTTAATCACCATCTTAACTCAGTTTGCAGTgatacacacacaggaagctttaaaaacacacaattatacAGATCAAACCAAAAGCAGGTGTGTTTTATAACTGATGTTAAACAAACCCAACACAAACACGGCAAACTTGAAAAACTTGACCACGTGGCTAAACAAAGCATTTGTATGGATGCGTATTACTCTGTTCATACATTCTCAGACCAAGTCAGCAGGTCAGGGAAACATCTTTAGATTCTGGATGCAGTTGTTTCGGGCCCTCTTCAAAGTGTAACCCTCATGACCATCAACTCACCAtcttcttttgctctctctgcCACTGATCCTTGACCTCTTTTCGTAGTTTGTCCAGTTCGTTCTTTCTGGCTAGGAGAGGCTGGAAAGAAACACAATCCCCATgaccagacagacacacacggacagtaAGTTCTCTTATTTCCATTAAATAACCCAAGACAAAGTCCCATTTCAGAAATGCAGTGGTTGTTTTAATGGATTACCTGCACAAATTTGTTGCTTTGGAGCACAGCCGCAGTGTGAAGTACCAGCTGGCTGTAttcaatgtcatttttgaaaGCGGTCATGTAGATCTCACGGAACGGCATGAATTCCTTAAATGTAGAGGAGAAAGTCTTAATGCGGATCCTTAACAGCCGAGAGGTGGCAGTAAAATTAAATCAGCAGCAATACCTACTCACCTGCTGACTTGCAAGCGTCTTGGCAGATTCTGCCATTTTGGAGTAGCTCTTTGCACACTCGATTTCTGCACATAGATCACAccaaagtcaaaataaaattacTTGAATTCGACATCAAACACAGAGCTCTCTCTTATTTTAATACATATCTGACCGAAAATCATTTAAGCATTTTCTGATTAAATCATACAATGCCCTTGAGTCATCAGACAAATCTATGAAATGAATCAGCAAATACAGCATTAGCAAAAGTGTATGTGTTAAACAAACAAGCTGCCTGATAACACATGTCCTGCACAGCTCGACTCAGTGCTCTGTCGCTTTGTTGACCAGGTATCATTAAGTAGTGTACCGAACAAAAGCGCTCACACTTCAAATTCAACCTCAAGTCTGGATAAGACCCTAGTTGATACCAACATTTGTGCTTGAGCTAAATTCTGTGCCTAGAGATGATACATATGTAgacttatttacattttaattttttttatgatcaacTGAATGTATGAATAGAAAATACTTAATGTCCCACTGAACAAAGCTAATGAAACAACTTAAACTATAAAAGGGGACATAACAATTAATAAGACATCAGGAAAATTATTTGCTTGTATGTCCAATAGGATAAAGTGATGTGATGTAAATTTCTATTTTTTGCACGTAcatatattctgtttttcttttttactgacAGATAAAGTATACTGATACTAATTGTTTTACCTGgtaattgaaatgttttgtggacAAGCTATATCAAACTCTTATTCAAGCAGATTTTTGAATCTCTTATAGCATGTCTGAAGGGGACATGACTTGAGCTTGACTTTTGTACTTCCTGAGTGTGGTAGGTGCAACTTTGCTGCCTCCCTACATGTCAGAAATATTGTTGTATTTATACCTCCATTTGTGACCTAACTCACCCATGTTAAGGCGCTTTTCCACCCATGCCAGCAGCTCTTTGGTGTACTTGCACCAGGCCTTGGCATAGAGCAGCGCCGACTCCACCCCGCTGTCCTGCCGCTGCAGCGTGCGGTCCACCTCTTCGACTCGAACTGGCGGACAAGGCCCTGTGACAACCACAGGAATCCCACGAGGGAGATTGAAAAAGGCGGGCTTACAATTGACCCGCAGCGACCAGCCCCCATCCACCGTGCCTCTCACCACTGCTGGACTCATCGTATGTGTGCTTAGTTAACAACATCTGTGACTGAGTCAGTAAGAAAAGCCCATATTGACCTTGCCCGAGTGTGATATGGGCTAATACCATTTGAAGGTAAGTAATGCTGACAGAAGACTGACCGCTAGATGTATTAATAAGTGGTTAAGGAGACTGCTCATCAAGACTTTGAGGCAGTTGTGCCCTAACCTCGGATAACCCTACACACTGCTATGGCAGTGACAGATTGACAAAGCAGCTCAGCtcaagatggattttttttttcttccaacaaaTTAGAATGATAAGTTACCCCACACACTTGCAAAGAGCAGCACCAGAGTACAGTAACTGTGTGTTATAAAGATCTGTCTTACCTGGCGGATCATCTTTCTCTGGACCGGATCCTCCAGATTCCACAGAGAGGTTCTCAGaagactggaaaaacaaaccaatgaaaaaacaaatctatcaaGGGGGTGGATAATTTTCCTACTGAAAGCACGATACGTTGCGCAAACGTTCTTAAAACAAGGCTTATCAGAACCTTGACTTCCTCCttggaacacaaaaaaattactgcaggaaaacaacaacacctagAATTCATTCTTCATTTGCAGAGATCATTGCGTCAACCTGCAAGCACTTGCTTAACCCCTGAACCCTGAAGCCTGCTGGGTAATTTTTGTATATTCAGGGCAGTAGGCCACATCCTAATGTTAACAGGACGGTGAATGAACTAATGATGAATGAAGAATGGGGGGCAAAGAAATACACTAATACCAGCCTTTTAGTTTTGATGCCAAGTACAGCTTAGGTACGGTCATTTATCGATTTGATACCTAACTTGTGCTGAATTAAGTGGATCTGTTTGATTATTATGGACGCCACGatagaatataaatattgcacttttcttACCCTGCTTCTCTTAGTCAGGGGGAGCCCCAACACTGATCCATTCTCTACATCTCCCATAAGGAAGTCAGACACtctgaaggaaaacacaaacacaaaccagaagACTTCGTTGAGAAAGGGTGAATAGTATcagacaaaacatgcaagagGAGATGGTTTAAATTCACCCGCTCTTTAAAACAAATCCTGGCCGTTGATTAAGAATCATGATGAAGTCAACTCATCTGCAATTTAATGGAATAACAATGGGTCAATCAATGGGAATCACAGTGACGACGTCATACTTACACATTGCCAAACGTGAATGCCAATGTGTCGATAGAAGTGTAGATGTCTCTGAAAAGCTTCTGTTTGTTGTCGTCGTTCACCTCCTTAAAGTTCACTCCTGTCAAATTGTGATGAAGCAAGATAAGAGTCAAGATTTGGTAGCTAACCTTAACTCCTGCACACTGAAGACATCCTGTGATTGAGGCATGAATCCGCTGGCGTGATTCATCATCCTGTGCATGACGTCAAGTGTGGAGTCAACAAAAGTCTCTTCTGAGTCATGCTCTACTCCTCAAATCACACAGAGCCCAAGAACTGTTCACTTCATATCTCAAAagggcagacattttgaaattgaaaaaagcCCCTCGGGGGCATCCAAAGACAACCGTGTACTTTAAATCAGAAAAAGATAAGCAAAGACTGCAAGTGTGTATATTTGGCTGTAATCTGGAAAAGCAGTAGTTTCCTGC
This window of the Scophthalmus maximus strain ysfricsl-2021 chromosome 21, ASM2237912v1, whole genome shotgun sequence genome carries:
- the arhgap29a gene encoding rho GTPase-activating protein 29 isoform X1, whose translation is MLAAMLRQGTGGGSGGGGGGGGGTKLSLGISRLSGSSLGSSGPARVSKSGSESADSPDAPASDPNYIMQLVSDVRKFADVLLQLKEVFNSKEHQDCLHQAVHERLGELLRVLKTIINKHQSLNSVDILSTAGTVIATVKGVNFKEVNDDNKQKLFRDIYTSIDTLAFTFGNVVSDFLMGDVENGSVLGLPLTKRSRSSENLSVESGGSGPEKDDPPGPCPPVRVEEVDRTLQRQDSGVESALLYAKAWCKYTKELLAWVEKRLNMEIECAKSYSKMAESAKTLASQQEFMPFREIYMTAFKNDIEYSQLVLHTAAVLQSNKFVQPLLARKNELDKLRKEVKDQWQREQKKMHEAESALRKARLLQVQRQEEYEKAKVSTSRLEEEQIGGAGGAAGAKQLEKRRRLEEEALQKAEEAREHCKACQIDVGEKRVDLAKTKGVIITQIREMVSQCDLTLKAVTVNWFQLQQAQVVSLPVNHQSLCENAKQYEPGQRYIDFVKGLPADGPRLESLSFDSAVTQSTGLLFNKRSLSGCHSSHSNLSQTSDFLCGEDMDSPISGQHTKIAERRSNNSTDIQALRIQAPFRPWATASQGGGMCSDSESAGGSSESRSMDSPTASPGDFKRRLPRTPSTGTMSSADDLDEREPPSPSDNGVSEMVIEMASSPGPFRNTQMSKASQTHKLRKLRAPSKCRECDGLVVFHGAECEECSLACHKKCLETLAIQCGHKKLQGKLHLFGIDFTQAAKNSQDSIPFIIRKCTSEIENRALSIKGIYRVNGAKSRVEKLCQAFENGKDLVELSDLYPHDISNVLKLYLRQLPEPLILFRFYNDFIGLAKESQSIIVEEMEALRLSPSPVTPAQVSVELNRVLFKIKDLLRQLPPAHYKTLQFLIEHLHRVTEWSEENKMTASNLGIIFGPTLIKPRQADAEVSLSSLVDYPYQALIVELLIRHYEMVFDTPLSPLTGNSPTEVDTQPRHHTQLSRHSKSLGDIKEQTSKVFKRHSSIIPSSHLMAEVQETKPSLDGSDFEPADEVDSENLNGVLLSSAPEIPKPGERGLCRSQNITIARVQLRHPRNKLSSRPISLPAERVHSRSQVDENNTRNSTDQAVRKGASFDEPIEEVDESENAKLRMATHYRSTFIDTQTLRRTWDKQYKHDVAARTVKIVASSSTESAAEEPSNLSASVPSALSLGSSGSTIGTIFPNRPYTVAVRPSRTLRREDNVTKYSPITTAFRAPRTLQPPPGTFYKPPSGSKVKALQNCASANSAEEEDEDEEEEEEEDDEEEEEELGIEIEVSVDEPLEEDIEAEQVAMSQSPSSSPEDLGQNQAKPVYQRLRPRRLQEAEHREAHFV
- the arhgap29a gene encoding rho GTPase-activating protein 29 isoform X2, giving the protein MLAAMLRQGTGGGSGGGGGGGGGTKLSLGISRLSGSSLGSSGPARVSKSGSESADSPDAPASDPNYIMQLVSDVRKFADVLLQLKEVFNSKEHQDCLHQAVHERLGELLRVLKTIINKHQSLNSVDILSTAGTVIATVKGVNFKEVNDDNKQKLFRDIYTSIDTLAFTFGNVVSDFLMGDVENGSVLGLPLTKRSRSSENLSVESGGSGPEKDDPPGPCPPVRVEEVDRTLQRQDSGVESALLYAKAWCKYTKELLAWVEKRLNMEIECAKSYSKMAESAKTLASQQEFMPFREIYMTAFKNDIEYSQLVLHTAAVLQSNKFVQPLLARKNELDKLRKEVKDQWQREQKKMHEAESALRKARLLQVQRQEEYEKAKVSTSRLEEEQIGGAGGAAGAKQLEKRRRLEEEALQKAEEAREHCKACQIDVGEKRVDLAKTKGVIITQIREMVSQCDLTLKAVTVNWFQLQQAQVVSLPVNHQSLCENAKQYEPGQRYIDFVKGLPADGPRLESLSFDSAVTQSTGLLFNKRSLSGCHSSHSNLSQTSDFLCGEDMDSPISGQHTKIAERRSNNSTDIQALRIQAPFRPWATASQGGGMCSDSESAGGSSESRSMDSPTASPDFKRRLPRTPSTGTMSSADDLDEREPPSPSDNGVSEMVIEMASSPGPFRNTQMSKASQTHKLRKLRAPSKCRECDGLVVFHGAECEECSLACHKKCLETLAIQCGHKKLQGKLHLFGIDFTQAAKNSQDSIPFIIRKCTSEIENRALSIKGIYRVNGAKSRVEKLCQAFENGKDLVELSDLYPHDISNVLKLYLRQLPEPLILFRFYNDFIGLAKESQSIIVEEMEALRLSPSPVTPAQVSVELNRVLFKIKDLLRQLPPAHYKTLQFLIEHLHRVTEWSEENKMTASNLGIIFGPTLIKPRQADAEVSLSSLVDYPYQALIVELLIRHYEMVFDTPLSPLTGNSPTEVDTQPRHHTQLSRHSKSLGDIKEQTSKVFKRHSSIIPSSHLMAEVQETKPSLDGSDFEPADEVDSENLNGVLLSSAPEIPKPGERGLCRSQNITIARVQLRHPRNKLSSRPISLPAERVHSRSQVDENNTRNSTDQAVRKGASFDEPIEEVDESENAKLRMATHYRSTFIDTQTLRRTWDKQYKHDVAARTVKIVASSSTESAAEEPSNLSASVPSALSLGSSGSTIGTIFPNRPYTVAVRPSRTLRREDNVTKYSPITTAFRAPRTLQPPPGTFYKPPSGSKVKALQNCASANSAEEEDEDEEEEEEEDDEEEEEELGIEIEVSVDEPLEEDIEAEQVAMSQSPSSSPEDLGQNQAKPVYQRLRPRRLQEAEHREAHFV
- the arhgap29a gene encoding rho GTPase-activating protein 29 isoform X3, which gives rise to MGDVENGSVLGLPLTKRSRSSENLSVESGGSGPEKDDPPGPCPPVRVEEVDRTLQRQDSGVESALLYAKAWCKYTKELLAWVEKRLNMEIECAKSYSKMAESAKTLASQQEFMPFREIYMTAFKNDIEYSQLVLHTAAVLQSNKFVQPLLARKNELDKLRKEVKDQWQREQKKMHEAESALRKARLLQVQRQEEYEKAKVSTSRLEEEQIGGAGGAAGAKQLEKRRRLEEEALQKAEEAREHCKACQIDVGEKRVDLAKTKGVIITQIREMVSQCDLTLKAVTVNWFQLQQAQVVSLPVNHQSLCENAKQYEPGQRYIDFVKGLPADGPRLESLSFDSAVTQSTGLLFNKRSLSGCHSSHSNLSQTSDFLCGEDMDSPISGQHTKIAERRSNNSTDIQALRIQAPFRPWATASQGGGMCSDSESAGGSSESRSMDSPTASPGDFKRRLPRTPSTGTMSSADDLDEREPPSPSDNGVSEMVIEMASSPGPFRNTQMSKASQTHKLRKLRAPSKCRECDGLVVFHGAECEECSLACHKKCLETLAIQCGHKKLQGKLHLFGIDFTQAAKNSQDSIPFIIRKCTSEIENRALSIKGIYRVNGAKSRVEKLCQAFENGKDLVELSDLYPHDISNVLKLYLRQLPEPLILFRFYNDFIGLAKESQSIIVEEMEALRLSPSPVTPAQVSVELNRVLFKIKDLLRQLPPAHYKTLQFLIEHLHRVTEWSEENKMTASNLGIIFGPTLIKPRQADAEVSLSSLVDYPYQALIVELLIRHYEMVFDTPLSPLTGNSPTEVDTQPRHHTQLSRHSKSLGDIKEQTSKVFKRHSSIIPSSHLMAEVQETKPSLDGSDFEPADEVDSENLNGVLLSSAPEIPKPGERGLCRSQNITIARVQLRHPRNKLSSRPISLPAERVHSRSQVDENNTRNSTDQAVRKGASFDEPIEEVDESENAKLRMATHYRSTFIDTQTLRRTWDKQYKHDVAARTVKIVASSSTESAAEEPSNLSASVPSALSLGSSGSTIGTIFPNRPYTVAVRPSRTLRREDNVTKYSPITTAFRAPRTLQPPPGTFYKPPSGSKVKALQNCASANSAEEEDEDEEEEEEEDDEEEEEELGIEIEVSVDEPLEEDIEAEQVAMSQSPSSSPEDLGQNQAKPVYQRLRPRRLQEAEHREAHFV